In the Podospora pseudocomata strain CBS 415.72m chromosome 5, whole genome shotgun sequence genome, one interval contains:
- a CDS encoding hypothetical protein (antiSMASH:Cluster_8), translating into MPFAVDQAELAWSRLLRSLEREPGPLHSTQEAFTFIIILLFPFAIQYYVELFINHRLCFDKKSRRVQCSSGLVIHQYHDR; encoded by the coding sequence ATGCCCTTTGCCGTCGACCAGGCCGAACTCGCGTGGAGCAGACTGCTGCGCTCCCTCGAACGGGAGCCAGGTCCCTTACACAGCACCCAAGAAGCATTTACTTTTATTATCATACTACTCTTCCCATTCGCAATCCAGTATTATGTTGAACTCTTTATAAATCACCGCCTATGTTTCGACAAAAAATCTCGACGGGTCCAATGCTCCTCCGGCCTTGTCATTCATCAATATCACGATCGGTGA
- a CDS encoding hypothetical protein (antiSMASH:Cluster_8; EggNog:ENOG503NZG3; COG:S): MKFLCLPGAYGSAKNFQVQLGPLAEELERRGLCTFTYSQGTHEVDPPQGWEDYFGARPLYRFLDTRQGDTFETLRRLRHVPHSMPAEDTMRMFQKAGEGEDWHQRVWREALDAVFKTLDEDPEIDGIIGYSEGAMVGASLIVEEAERAKKSGCQRRIKFAIFISGAPPLKFEGKDRIVAQLFDEAGIVIDIPTFHIFGCDDAFLSSAVALFNVCEPSKATMYDHGLGHIVPRDAENVGVLGEILQEIMPKVEEDNRRAASEQQQRKESGLSGMDKSEFAAPALLRTTS, from the exons ATGAAGTTTCTCTGCCTCCCCGGTGCCTACGGCAGTGCCAAG AACTTTCAAGTTCAACTTGGTCCCctcgccgaggagctggagagacGCGGTCTCTGCACATTTACCTACTCTCAAGGCACTCACGAGGTCGACCCTCCTCAAGGATGGGAGGACTACTTCGGCGCCCGCCCCCTGTACCGTTTCCTCGACACCCGCCAGGGAGATACCTTCGAGACCCTTCGTAGGCTCAGGCATGTGCCCCACTCCATGCCTGCCGAAGACACCATGAGAATGTTTCAGAAAgccggcgagggtgaagaCTGGCATCAAAGGGTCTGGAGAGAAGCGCTGGACGCTGTCTTCAAGACGCTGGACGAGGACCCCGAGATTGATGGCATCATCGGCTATAGTGAGGGGGCCATGGTTGGTGCAAGCTTGATTGTAGAGGAGGCGGAACGGGCCAAGAAGAGCGGGTGCCAGCGAAGGATCAAG TTCGCCATTTTCATCTCAGGTGCCCCTCCCCTCAAGTTCGAGGGCAAGGACCGCATCGTTGCGCAGCTGTTTGACGAGGCCGGCATCGTCATCGACATCCCCACGTTTCACATCTTTGGATGTGACGATgccttcttgagctcggcggtCGCACTGTTCAATGTGTGCGAGCCCAGTAAGGCAACCATGTATGATCATGGTCTTGGTCACATCGTGCCTCGCGATGCCGAGAATGTGGGTGTCTTGGGAGAGATTCTGCAGGAAATCATGCCCAAGGTAGAGGAGGACAACAGACGGGCTGCCagcgagcagcagcagaggaaggAAAGCGGTCTCAGCGGGATGGACAAAAGCGAGTTTGCTGCCCCGG CCTTGTTGCGGACAACTAGCTGA